Proteins encoded together in one Mycobacterium noviomagense window:
- a CDS encoding DUF58 domain-containing protein: MTAPNTCDVELRWRASPLTIAIASCAGFALAAAVVGSRWQLIAFAAPLIGVLCSISWQPRVPNVNAHAQPGSQRCFEAEQVQLSVWVTAESNGATVYLSILTIDGMQLDILENASSQRKSVAVSASRWGKYPIRARVDVVARGGLLAGTATVDVAEVIVFPVAPPQSTSIPQTELLDRLGTHLTRHIGPGVEYADIRTYVPGDQLRTINWPVSARRRRLHVTQRLTDRAADVVVLIDTYPQPPGPATEATERIARGAAQVVQTALRSGDRAGIVALGGRQPRWLGADIGQRQFYRVLDTVLAAGDGFETTSGTLAPRAAMPPGAIVVAFSTMLDTEFALALIDLRKRGHVVVAVDVLQGAPFQDLDDPLVARLWALQRSAMYRDMATIGVDVVAWRPDQTLDQSMRAVPDHRRPVRAR; encoded by the coding sequence ATGACTGCACCCAATACCTGTGATGTCGAGCTGCGTTGGCGCGCATCTCCTTTGACCATAGCCATTGCCAGTTGTGCGGGCTTTGCACTGGCGGCCGCGGTAGTCGGCTCACGTTGGCAGCTGATCGCCTTCGCTGCGCCGCTGATCGGCGTGCTGTGCTCCATTAGCTGGCAGCCTCGGGTACCCAACGTCAACGCACACGCCCAACCCGGTTCACAGCGATGCTTCGAAGCCGAACAGGTACAGCTCAGTGTGTGGGTCACTGCCGAATCAAATGGCGCCACGGTGTATCTCAGCATTCTAACCATCGATGGCATGCAGCTCGACATTCTGGAAAACGCATCGAGTCAACGGAAATCTGTTGCCGTGTCGGCCAGCCGGTGGGGCAAATACCCGATCCGGGCGCGGGTCGACGTGGTGGCGCGCGGTGGGTTGCTCGCAGGCACAGCAACCGTTGATGTCGCCGAGGTAATCGTCTTCCCAGTCGCACCGCCACAATCGACCTCGATCCCGCAGACCGAGTTGCTTGATCGCCTGGGCACCCACCTTACGCGGCACATCGGCCCGGGCGTCGAGTACGCCGACATTCGCACTTATGTGCCGGGCGACCAGCTGCGCACGATCAACTGGCCGGTAAGCGCCCGCCGCCGCAGACTGCATGTGACCCAACGGTTGACCGACCGGGCCGCAGATGTTGTGGTCCTGATCGACACTTATCCGCAGCCTCCGGGACCGGCAACAGAGGCCACCGAGCGAATCGCGCGAGGCGCGGCTCAGGTCGTGCAAACCGCGCTGCGCAGCGGCGACCGCGCCGGCATCGTCGCACTCGGTGGACGCCAACCGCGCTGGCTCGGCGCCGATATCGGGCAGCGGCAGTTCTATCGTGTCCTCGACACCGTGCTGGCGGCAGGTGATGGATTCGAAACCACCAGCGGAACGTTGGCGCCGCGGGCGGCGATGCCTCCCGGTGCGATCGTCGTCGCGTTTTCGACGATGCTCGACACGGAATTCGCACTGGCGCTGATCGACTTGCGCAAGCGCGGGCACGTCGTGGTCGCCGTCGATGTCTTGCAGGGGGCGCCGTTCCAGGATCTAGATGACCCGCTGGTCGCCCGTTTGTGGGCATTGCAGCGGTCCGCCATGTATCGCGATATGGCCACGATCGGCGTCGACGTGGTGGCCTGGCGGCCGGATCAGACGTTGGATCAATCGATGCGCGCGGTGCCTGACCACCGCCGCCCGGTACGGGCCCGCTGA
- a CDS encoding DUF4129 domain-containing protein produces the protein MRDKATGRAVAVIVLLMVVAASLRGYIPEHGRAPRQTSSPLSMVIVMALLTVTLAIMVIALITRLQEPRKTATGAGALPDALGGGRGRPSWRVVLVALAVLVVWLAIVWALTRLLAGHDTVQLGPQPPQPSSTPKPPANSTIPPPSRHEGGRDVLGYLAASTVTLVVLLAAAAAFGFRRQRRIAAPFVPTEKPPKPAPKAAQTLARAAELGLAEIGDLSREPREAIIACYAAMEGELAHFPDAVPQAFDTPTEVLARAVDHHALHADNAAQLVNLFAEARFSPHVMNERHREVAVQALQLVLAELRSAA, from the coding sequence ATGCGTGACAAGGCGACAGGGCGCGCGGTCGCCGTGATCGTGCTCTTGATGGTCGTCGCTGCGTCGTTGCGCGGATACATCCCTGAGCATGGACGCGCGCCCCGTCAGACGAGCAGCCCGCTCAGCATGGTAATCGTGATGGCGCTGCTCACGGTGACCCTGGCGATCATGGTGATCGCCCTGATCACTCGGTTGCAGGAGCCACGCAAAACGGCAACCGGTGCCGGCGCTCTGCCGGACGCGCTCGGTGGTGGCAGGGGACGGCCGAGCTGGCGTGTGGTGCTGGTAGCGCTGGCGGTGCTCGTCGTGTGGCTGGCGATCGTTTGGGCGCTGACGCGTTTGCTCGCCGGCCACGACACCGTTCAGCTTGGCCCTCAACCTCCGCAGCCGTCGAGCACGCCAAAGCCGCCCGCCAACAGCACCATCCCACCGCCGTCGCGGCATGAGGGGGGCCGCGACGTGTTGGGCTACCTCGCAGCGTCGACGGTGACGCTGGTGGTGCTGCTCGCGGCGGCCGCGGCTTTCGGCTTTCGCAGACAACGACGCATCGCTGCGCCGTTCGTCCCGACCGAGAAGCCTCCCAAACCCGCGCCGAAGGCTGCCCAAACTCTCGCGCGCGCAGCAGAACTCGGCCTTGCTGAGATCGGAGATCTCAGCCGCGAACCGCGGGAGGCGATCATCGCCTGCTATGCCGCGATGGAAGGCGAACTTGCGCACTTCCCCGATGCGGTCCCGCAAGCATTCGACACCCCGACGGAGGTGCTGGCCCGAGCCGTCGACCACCACGCGCTGCATGCCGACAACGCCGCTCAGTTGGTAAACCTGTTCGCCGAGGCCCGGTTCAGTCCGCATGTGATGAACGAGAGGCACCGAGAGGTCGCTGTACAGGCGCTGCAGCTGGTGCTGGCAGAGTTGCGGAGCGCCGCATGA
- a CDS encoding SRPBCC family protein, with product MADDAEVPRVVSASREIAAAAKEIFELIADPSQQPQWDGNDNLAEAPPGQRVRRLGDVFIMKLTLGSVRENHVVEFEEGRRIAWRPAEKGRRPPGHLWRWELDPIDTTHTRVTHTYDWTQLTDRNRIPRARRTAPDKLRASLDRLAEIAERG from the coding sequence ATGGCCGATGACGCCGAAGTGCCTCGTGTGGTGAGTGCCAGCCGCGAGATCGCCGCGGCGGCGAAAGAAATTTTCGAGTTGATCGCCGATCCGTCTCAGCAACCTCAGTGGGATGGCAACGACAACCTCGCCGAAGCCCCACCCGGACAGCGTGTCCGACGCCTAGGTGACGTATTCATCATGAAATTGACCCTCGGCAGCGTCCGCGAGAACCACGTTGTGGAGTTCGAGGAGGGCCGGCGCATCGCCTGGCGCCCTGCCGAAAAGGGCCGCCGCCCACCGGGACACCTGTGGCGCTGGGAGCTCGACCCCATCGACACAACCCATACGCGGGTTACTCACACCTACGACTGGACGCAGCTGACCGATCGCAACCGCATTCCCCGCGCCCGCCGCACAGCGCCGGATAAACTGCGGGCGTCGCTGGATCGCCTCGCCGAGATCGCCGAGCGCGGCTAG
- a CDS encoding AAA family ATPase, giving the protein MAGPAATTTAHCEAVLDEIQRVVVGKRAALTLILTTVLARGHVLIEDLPGLGKTLIARSFASALGLAFTRVQFTPDLLPADLLGSTIYDMQSGRFEFRPGPIFTNLLLADEINRTPPKTQAALLEAMAEGQVSIDGETHKLPTPFIVLATDNPIEYEGTYPLPEAQLDRFAIRLELRYLSEHDEASMLRRRLERGSAEPTVNQVVDAHDLLAMRESVEQVTVHDDVLHYVVSLANATRHHPQVAVGASPRAELDLVQLSRARALLLGRDYVIPEDVKALAVPAMAHRITLRPEMWVRKIQGSDVIEELLRRVPVPRARGTTE; this is encoded by the coding sequence TTGGCGGGACCGGCTGCGACCACCACCGCGCACTGCGAGGCGGTGCTCGACGAAATCCAGCGAGTCGTGGTGGGAAAGCGGGCCGCACTCACGCTCATCCTCACCACAGTCCTGGCGCGTGGCCACGTCCTTATCGAAGACCTTCCCGGCCTCGGCAAGACTCTGATCGCCCGATCGTTCGCCTCTGCATTGGGACTGGCCTTCACCCGCGTACAGTTCACACCCGATCTGCTGCCGGCCGACCTTCTCGGCTCGACGATCTACGACATGCAGTCCGGTCGCTTCGAGTTCCGGCCCGGACCGATCTTCACCAATCTTCTGCTCGCCGACGAGATCAACCGAACCCCGCCCAAAACGCAGGCGGCGCTGCTGGAGGCGATGGCCGAGGGCCAGGTCAGTATCGACGGCGAAACCCACAAGCTGCCAACCCCGTTCATCGTCTTGGCCACTGACAATCCGATTGAGTACGAGGGCACCTATCCACTCCCGGAAGCGCAACTGGACCGATTCGCCATCCGGCTGGAACTTCGCTACCTCTCTGAGCACGACGAAGCCTCTATGCTGCGCCGCCGCCTTGAACGCGGGTCGGCCGAGCCGACAGTCAATCAAGTCGTCGACGCCCACGACCTCTTGGCCATGCGTGAATCCGTCGAACAGGTCACCGTGCATGACGACGTCCTGCACTATGTGGTGTCGCTGGCCAACGCCACCCGGCATCACCCGCAGGTTGCCGTCGGCGCTAGCCCACGAGCCGAACTCGATCTGGTACAACTTTCCCGTGCCCGTGCGCTTCTGTTGGGCCGCGACTACGTGATACCGGAAGACGTCAAGGCGCTCGCCGTACCTGCGATGGCACACCGGATTACGCTGCGGCCCGAAATGTGGGTGCGAAAGATCCAAGGCTCCGATGTCATCGAAGAGCTGCTGCGACGGGTGCCGGTACCGCGCGCACGCGGGACGACTGAATGA